The sequence GTTCGGGTCGCCGCCTACCCCGTGCCCTACGCAGCGCAAACAAGATCGTCGAAGACCGTCCCGTTTGTCTGATTGTGTACGTATATAAGTGGCCGTTTATCGTGACCGGATCGTGCCTCTTATGACATCGATCCGCAGGGTGGGAACTGTTGACCCGATCTTGACTCAGTGTTAACGATCCTGTGGGGTCGCTGTGATCCGCTTCTCGAACCAGTGGTGGGCGTAGGGCTCGTCGTTGAACGCGGGCACCTCCTGGAAGCCGCAGGAGTGGTAGAGCCTGATCGCCGCGTCGAGGGTCCTGTTGGTGTCCAGCCGCAGCGCGGTGCGGCCGTCGGCGGCGGCCCGGGCCTCCAGTTCGGCGAGGAACCTGCGGCCGAGGCCGAGTCGGCGGGCGTCCGGCGCGACCCACATGCGCTTGATCTCGGCGGGGGCGCCGGCCGGCAGCTTCAGGCCGGCGCAGCCGACCGGCTCGCCGTACAGCCGGGCGATCAGGAAGACGCCGCGCGGCGGGCGCAGGTCGCCCGCGTCGGGCAGCAGGCTCGCCGCGGGGTCGAAGCCGCCCTCGAAGCGCTCGTCCATCTCGGCGAAGTACGCCCGCAGGCAGTGCTCGGCGTCGGGGTGCCCCGGCTCGACGGGCTCCAGGGTGACGGTCGCGGCGGTCAGCAGCCGCTCGACGTCGGCCATCGCCGCGGTCAGCCGGGCCCGCTGCGCGGGGTTGAGCGGCGCCAGGAGGGAGCCGGCCAGCTCGTCGCTGCGGTCGTCGAGCGCGGCCCGCTCGGCCCGGCCCGCGTCGGTGAGCCGTACGGTCCGCACCCGCCGGTCGCCGGGCGCCGGCTCCACGGTCACCAGGCCGTCGGCCTCCAGGGCGCGCAGCAGCCTGCTGACGTACCCGGAGTCGAGCCCGAGCCGGTCCCGCAGCCGGCGTACGTCCTGGCCCTGCTCGCCGATCTGCCACAGCAGCCGGGCCTCGCCCACGGGCCGGTCGCGGCCGAGGTAGCGGTCGTGGAGCACGCCCACGCGTTCGGTGACGGTGCGGTTGAACCGTCGCACCTGGTCGATCTGCGCCGTATCCATTCTCTGACTCTAGTCAGAGAATCGGGTGGGGGGCAGGGGCGGACGGGGCGGGTGCGGGTGGAGATCGGGCGCGGGGTGCGGCGCCGGGTCGGGCTCGGTGGCGGGATCGGATCGGGATCGGGCGCAGGGTCGGGCTCGGGATCGGGCGCCCGGCGGGGTGGCGGGCGGTCGGGCGTAGGCTGCGGGAAAGGTGAACGTTCAGCCATTGCATGGGCATGGACGCGGGAGGACGGGGAGGCGGCCGATGGCGGGCAGCATGGGGAGGCCGCGGCGGGCGCTGTGGATCACGGCCGCGGCCGGGCTCGCGGTGGACCAGGTGACGAAGGCCGTCGCCGCGGTGGCCGTGGAGGGCAAGCAGCCGGTGCACGCGCTGGGCGGCGGCGTGACCTTCACCGCCTTCCGCAACTCCGGCGCGGCCGGGTCCTTCGCCCCGCACGCCACCCTCGTCTTCACGGTGCTGGCCGTCGGCGTGCTCTCCTTCATCACCTGGGCGTCCTCGTCCGTGCGCTCGGTCGGCTGGGCGGTCGGGCTCGGGCTGCTCTTCGCCGGCGCCGGCGGCAACCTCGCCGACCGGCTCTTCCGCCACCCCGGGTTCGGCCGCGGTGCCGTGCTGGACTTCATCCAGATCGGCCACTCCGGGATCTTCAACCTCGCCGACCAGTGCGTGACCTTCGGCGCGCTGACGATCCTGGTGCAGACCTTCCGCGGGGTCCCGATGCGGGCGCCCGGCCCGGCGCACTGACCCTCGTCCCGCCGAACCGGCCCTGGACGGGGGCCGGTTCGGGCCCGATCACCCGCCGGCCGCTCCCCGGCGCAGGCCCAGGTGACTCCACGACACCCCGGGGCGGCCGTGCGGGTCCGGCCGCTCGCTGCGGTGGACCTGGCGCAGACCGTGGTCGCGGCCGAGCCGGACCGTCTCGTCCGCCGAGACGTCGAACATGCGCCGGCCCGCCGGGACCGGGCCGTGCCGCAGCGACAGCACGACCTGCCCCTCGGCGGCGAGCAGGTCGGTGAGCGCTCCCATCGCCGCCGTCCGCTGGCCCGCGTCGAGATGCATCCACACCGCGGTCAGCAGGATCAGCTCGAAGCGCCGCTCGGGTCCGTCGCCGCGCCCGCGCAGCACCGGGAGGCCGGGCAGCGCGTCGTCGACCCACTCGATGTCCTGGTCGGCATGGATCTTCCGGCCCAGGGCGCGCAGTTCCGCGGTCGGTTCGACGGCGACGACCCGGTGCCCCAGCGCGGCCAGCGCGGCGGCGTCGCGTCCGCTGCCCGCGCCGATGTCCAGGACCGCGGCCGGCCGGGTCGGGAGCAGGTGCAGCGTGTCGCGATGGACGTCGGCGAAGGACACGCTCTCGTACTGCCCGGCGAGCGTCTCGGCGGCTTCGGCGTAGCCCGCGGTGGTCGGCATCTGCCGCGCATCGATCATCGGCACAGCGTAGGTCGCGCGGCGGGGGCCGGAAAAAGCGCTCGGCGCGGGTCGTTCCACCAGGGGATCGGGGAGCCGTCAGCCGTTCGGGGCGTCGTCCGGGGCGGTCCAGACGTCCGGGCCGCCGCCGTGCCACACGAACAGTTCGGGGTCGTCGAGGCTGACCGCGTCCGGGTCGAGGCCCGCGCGGCGAAGGAACTCCAGCAGGTCACCGGGGCTGCGGGCGAGTCCGAGCGTCTCGCGGCCGACCCGTATCCGGCGGCCGGCGGGGGCCGGCGGTTCCACGATGACCTGAGTTCCGCGTTCCTCGTCCATG comes from Streptomyces sp. NBC_00448 and encodes:
- a CDS encoding bifunctional helix-turn-helix transcriptional regulator/GNAT family N-acetyltransferase, whose protein sequence is MDTAQIDQVRRFNRTVTERVGVLHDRYLGRDRPVGEARLLWQIGEQGQDVRRLRDRLGLDSGYVSRLLRALEADGLVTVEPAPGDRRVRTVRLTDAGRAERAALDDRSDELAGSLLAPLNPAQRARLTAAMADVERLLTAATVTLEPVEPGHPDAEHCLRAYFAEMDERFEGGFDPAASLLPDAGDLRPPRGVFLIARLYGEPVGCAGLKLPAGAPAEIKRMWVAPDARRLGLGRRFLAELEARAAADGRTALRLDTNRTLDAAIRLYHSCGFQEVPAFNDEPYAHHWFEKRITATPQDR
- a CDS encoding signal peptidase II, whose product is MAGSMGRPRRALWITAAAGLAVDQVTKAVAAVAVEGKQPVHALGGGVTFTAFRNSGAAGSFAPHATLVFTVLAVGVLSFITWASSSVRSVGWAVGLGLLFAGAGGNLADRLFRHPGFGRGAVLDFIQIGHSGIFNLADQCVTFGALTILVQTFRGVPMRAPGPAH
- a CDS encoding class I SAM-dependent methyltransferase, coding for MIDARQMPTTAGYAEAAETLAGQYESVSFADVHRDTLHLLPTRPAAVLDIGAGSGRDAAALAALGHRVVAVEPTAELRALGRKIHADQDIEWVDDALPGLPVLRGRGDGPERRFELILLTAVWMHLDAGQRTAAMGALTDLLAAEGQVVLSLRHGPVPAGRRMFDVSADETVRLGRDHGLRQVHRSERPDPHGRPGVSWSHLGLRRGAAGG